In Gimesia benthica, a single window of DNA contains:
- a CDS encoding Gfo/Idh/MocA family protein, whose product MVRIGIIGVGFMGMAHYEGAKKLKGAKVTAISTRDPKKLSGDWSSIEGNFGPRGGQVDLSKVKQYSDYHELLADPDIDLVDICLPTEMHEKVAMDSIQAGKHTLVEKPIAIDLKAANRMVKAAEKAGVQFMVAQVLPFFPEFQFAVECVRSQKYGKLLAAHFRRVMAPPKWSENIEDFQKLGGWGIDLHIHDNHLISLMCGVPQKVTSRGIENKGYINHVHTVYDYEDPNLAISCVSGGIATRGLEFAHGFELYFEEATVLFGAGTMGVGKNKEWVVSQPLTLITKSGQLKHPKLKGGNEWCAAFTLELQAAVNAIQSGEEPEALSGALARDALKICYAEAKSIQTGRSIPVK is encoded by the coding sequence ATGGTTCGTATCGGAATAATCGGCGTCGGTTTTATGGGAATGGCTCACTACGAAGGAGCCAAAAAGCTTAAAGGAGCCAAGGTCACTGCGATCTCAACGCGCGACCCCAAGAAACTGTCTGGCGACTGGAGCAGCATCGAAGGTAACTTCGGTCCTCGCGGAGGTCAGGTCGATCTCTCCAAGGTAAAACAGTACAGTGATTACCATGAACTGCTGGCAGACCCCGATATTGATCTGGTCGATATCTGTCTCCCCACTGAAATGCATGAGAAAGTCGCCATGGATTCCATCCAGGCCGGCAAACACACACTGGTAGAAAAGCCGATTGCCATCGACCTCAAGGCCGCCAACCGGATGGTGAAGGCAGCCGAAAAAGCGGGCGTACAGTTCATGGTCGCACAGGTCCTTCCCTTCTTCCCCGAATTTCAGTTTGCCGTTGAATGTGTTCGCAGCCAGAAATATGGAAAACTGCTGGCCGCACACTTCCGCCGTGTGATGGCACCTCCCAAATGGTCAGAGAATATTGAAGACTTCCAGAAACTGGGGGGCTGGGGCATCGACCTGCACATTCATGACAACCACCTGATCAGCCTGATGTGTGGCGTTCCCCAGAAAGTGACCTCTCGCGGTATCGAAAACAAGGGTTACATCAACCACGTGCATACCGTTTATGACTATGAAGATCCGAACCTGGCGATCAGTTGTGTCAGCGGTGGCATCGCGACGCGGGGCCTCGAATTCGCCCACGGCTTTGAACTCTACTTCGAAGAAGCCACCGTTCTCTTCGGAGCCGGAACGATGGGTGTCGGCAAAAATAAGGAATGGGTTGTCAGCCAGCCACTGACATTGATCACCAAATCCGGACAGCTGAAACATCCGAAACTCAAAGGGGGCAACGAATGGTGTGCCGCCTTCACGCTGGAACTGCAGGCAGCCGTGAATGCGATTCAGTCGGGTGAAGAACCCGAGGCACTCTCCGGCGCCCTGGCCCGCGATGCTCTGAAAATCTGCTACGCGGAAGCAAAAAGTATTCAGACAGGGCGATCCATTCCTGTCAAATAA
- a CDS encoding ABC transporter ATP-binding protein produces the protein MIRVQNLTRIFEAGKQDVLAVDHISFAVEAGEVYGLLGPNGAGKTTTLRMILGLLKPTSGDAEVEGFRVSTHPDEIKRRVGLVSTSAGLYQWLTPREILFFFADVYGVSAAQAEDRIQRLSDLFRLSEFLDRRSATLSTGQKQRVNLARSLIHDPPVMLMDEPTRGLDVVGSKVIFDYIDHLRDEGKAVIVCTHRLDEAEQLCDRFGLLYQGKKSYEGTLEELQQCTSCQTLTQIFLQLLDAPVTKSKTVAAAQGELL, from the coding sequence ATGATCCGCGTTCAAAACCTCACACGTATTTTCGAAGCCGGAAAACAGGATGTTCTGGCCGTCGATCATATTTCGTTCGCAGTCGAAGCAGGGGAGGTCTATGGTTTGCTGGGACCCAATGGTGCCGGTAAAACTACAACGCTCCGCATGATTCTCGGCCTGCTCAAGCCCACCAGTGGCGATGCCGAAGTCGAAGGCTTTCGCGTCTCGACGCATCCCGACGAAATCAAACGGCGGGTCGGCCTCGTCTCAACCAGTGCTGGCTTGTACCAGTGGTTGACACCCCGCGAGATCCTCTTTTTTTTCGCTGACGTCTATGGCGTCTCCGCAGCGCAGGCGGAAGACCGCATCCAGCGACTGTCGGATTTGTTTCGGCTCTCTGAATTCCTCGATCGTCGTTCTGCCACTTTAAGTACCGGTCAGAAGCAACGCGTGAATCTGGCCCGTTCCCTGATCCACGATCCTCCTGTGATGCTGATGGATGAACCAACCCGCGGACTGGATGTGGTCGGCAGCAAGGTCATCTTCGATTACATCGATCATCTCCGCGATGAAGGCAAGGCCGTCATCGTCTGCACACATCGCCTGGATGAAGCCGAGCAACTCTGCGATCGGTTCGGGCTTTTATACCAGGGTAAGAAAAGCTACGAGGGCACACTGGAAGAGCTGCAGCAATGCACTTCCTGTCAGACATTAACCCAGATCTTCCTGCAACTGCTGGATGCGCCTGTGACAAAATCGAAAACAGTCGCCGCGGCACAGGGGGAACTGCTTTAA
- a CDS encoding MBL fold metallo-hydrolase: MLENLPLQSVKYKGLTIEGYSRAAVQSYWRIPELKLGFDLGASPWSFMGTSVYFISHAHLDHMAALPAYVARRRMMKMSPPTIYLPEEVVDPVWKMLRSWHKLDRGRMDCELIGMKDGEDIQLTREHAVTAFQTKHTVPSIGFQVWDCRKKLKPEFTGKPETEIRDARMAGVEVSEEIRVPLVCYTGDTAPAGLDHFETAYESKVLITEMTFHRPEHRRERIHKFGHMHLDDIIERANRFKNELLILAHFSTRYHDNQVLNAVKKRVPEDLLERIHLWL; this comes from the coding sequence ATGCTCGAAAATCTACCTCTCCAATCAGTAAAATATAAAGGACTCACCATCGAGGGGTATTCTCGCGCTGCAGTACAGAGTTACTGGAGGATTCCCGAGCTGAAACTTGGCTTTGACCTGGGGGCCAGCCCCTGGTCGTTTATGGGAACGTCGGTGTATTTCATTTCTCATGCGCACCTGGATCACATGGCAGCGCTCCCTGCGTACGTGGCCCGGCGGCGGATGATGAAAATGAGTCCGCCTACGATCTATCTGCCCGAAGAAGTCGTCGATCCCGTCTGGAAAATGCTCCGCAGCTGGCACAAACTGGACCGCGGCCGCATGGACTGCGAACTCATCGGCATGAAAGACGGCGAAGACATTCAGCTGACCCGCGAACATGCAGTCACTGCATTTCAGACCAAGCACACGGTCCCTTCGATCGGATTCCAGGTCTGGGACTGTCGTAAAAAGCTCAAGCCGGAATTCACGGGTAAACCGGAAACCGAAATTCGCGATGCGCGCATGGCGGGAGTCGAAGTCAGTGAAGAAATCCGGGTGCCACTGGTCTGCTACACGGGCGATACCGCTCCCGCAGGGCTGGACCATTTTGAAACTGCTTATGAATCAAAAGTCCTGATCACCGAGATGACGTTCCACCGTCCGGAACATCGGCGGGAACGAATTCATAAGTTCGGGCACATGCACCTGGATGATATCATCGAACGCGCCAACCGTTTTAAGAACGAGTTACTGATTCTCGCGCATTTCAGTACGCGCTACCACGATAATCAGGTGCTCAACGCGGTCAAAAAACGGGTCCCCGAGGATTTACTCGAGCGTATCCATCTCTGGCTGTAA
- a CDS encoding ABC transporter permease, producing MGNLLVLAAETTNLTVQWWITGIGVAIYFVLLFGVTSMTQAGVIARATTKEAIRQPVFLLLMALGLILLLLNTFLPFFSMGDDVKMLMDCGLATILICSLLLAVWSASTSIADEIEGKTAMTLLSKPINRRQFIVGKYLGILKAVVWLMLPMVITFLLLVYFKVGYDAREAAQEPPTHAERMAAVWLILPGILLIYMEVAILAAISVAISTRLPMMVNMIICFGVYIIGHLTPNLVQAKAEGLEFVKFTGQLIATILPNLDNFNMSPAVATGTVVPPVYIGHSALSCLLYSGIAILVAFILFEDRDLA from the coding sequence ATGGGAAACCTGCTGGTATTGGCTGCTGAGACGACAAATCTGACAGTGCAATGGTGGATTACCGGAATCGGAGTGGCAATCTATTTTGTACTCCTGTTCGGTGTGACTTCGATGACCCAGGCGGGTGTAATCGCCAGGGCGACGACGAAGGAAGCCATTCGCCAGCCCGTGTTCCTCTTGCTGATGGCACTGGGTTTAATCCTGCTACTGTTAAATACGTTTCTCCCTTTCTTTTCGATGGGGGATGACGTCAAGATGCTGATGGACTGTGGTCTGGCCACGATCCTGATCTGCAGTCTGTTGCTGGCTGTGTGGTCGGCGAGTACCAGTATCGCTGATGAAATTGAAGGTAAGACAGCCATGACGCTGTTGTCAAAGCCGATCAACCGTCGTCAGTTTATCGTCGGGAAATACCTGGGAATTCTGAAGGCCGTCGTCTGGCTGATGCTGCCGATGGTGATCACTTTCCTGCTGCTGGTTTACTTCAAAGTCGGCTATGATGCCCGCGAAGCGGCCCAGGAACCGCCAACGCACGCCGAGCGGATGGCTGCGGTCTGGTTGATTCTGCCCGGGATTCTGCTGATCTATATGGAAGTCGCCATTCTGGCCGCCATCAGCGTGGCGATCTCGACGCGTCTGCCCATGATGGTCAACATGATTATCTGCTTCGGCGTCTATATCATTGGCCACCTTACTCCCAACCTGGTTCAGGCCAAGGCGGAGGGGCTGGAATTCGTGAAGTTTACCGGGCAGTTGATTGCTACGATTCTGCCCAACCTGGATAACTTCAATATGTCACCTGCGGTTGCAACGGGAACCGTGGTTCCACCTGTCTATATCGGTCATTCCGCATTAAGCTGCCTGCTCTATTCCGGAATTGCGATTCTGGTTGCCTTCATCCTTTTTGAAGACCGGGACCTTGCCTGA
- a CDS encoding ABC transporter permease subunit/CPBP intramembrane protease yields MVSPYDQDSDHRIYTPTTGFRFSGLLKKELREILRDRRTVITLILMPLLVYPLLGLLLQKFFLSQMSQLSKVEYRIILPNESEGQLFRALLTKGNRLLATNPGMSPVEQKSADDEQPLARFQRVDPVIKFLIADSTGENQNISKLVRDGLVDVGVRYIPIDTAQADQADERHSGRFQITYGAQSPHSRRAAEYVEKRLQAVRWNYRDQMLTEMGKSDTVPFIATFEPVKSEMRQGASLVTFVPMILLLMTMTGAVYPAIDLTAGERERGTLETLMAAPLPRMWILCSKFFAVLAVATLTAIVNMVAMLATAYANGLEGMLFGEGLTPVVLMQILLLLLIFAGFFSAVLLCITSFARSFKEAQAYLIPLMLISMAPGVIGLVPDLKMTLLWAVIPLANIVLLSRDFLLHQAQPTLFFVSVFSTVFYGVVALSLAARIFGTDTILYQSEASWSDFFKRSTKTHAAPALNNAVLCLAVLFPVFILSAAFISRLQELSMAMRLLASGTLTFCLFLLIPLLFAWLGGVNLKSGFRWNRPRPLACVGAVLLGFTLWPMAYEIEIFALTDYRIEVLTKLFDSMKLELELVPLWIKLISLAVLPAICEELFFRGYLLSGLLNRFSSTKSIFISAFLFALFHVIVRDSLFIERFFPSFFMGISLGYVNVLSRSVIPGILLHMLHNGLLITFASYQHYFSQWDMNLQDQKHLPLFWLIVSLCSIVVGFALIYFSSRSQKTDESLVSVTPPRAG; encoded by the coding sequence ATGGTGTCGCCCTACGATCAGGACTCGGATCACCGGATCTACACTCCCACGACCGGTTTTCGCTTTTCGGGTCTGTTGAAGAAAGAACTGCGCGAAATTCTCCGCGACCGCCGCACCGTGATCACCTTGATTCTGATGCCGCTGCTGGTCTATCCACTGCTTGGTCTTCTATTGCAGAAGTTTTTTTTGAGCCAGATGAGCCAGCTCAGCAAAGTGGAATACCGGATTATTCTCCCCAACGAATCAGAGGGGCAGCTGTTTCGCGCCCTGCTCACCAAGGGGAACCGTCTGCTGGCAACCAATCCCGGCATGTCGCCTGTCGAACAGAAATCCGCTGACGACGAGCAGCCCCTGGCCCGCTTTCAAAGGGTCGACCCGGTAATCAAGTTTCTGATCGCCGACAGTACGGGGGAAAATCAAAACATTTCGAAACTGGTCCGCGATGGTCTGGTCGATGTGGGGGTACGTTACATTCCCATCGACACTGCGCAGGCAGATCAGGCCGACGAGAGACACAGTGGCCGTTTTCAGATTACCTACGGCGCACAGTCGCCCCACAGTCGACGGGCCGCGGAATATGTCGAGAAACGTCTGCAGGCCGTACGCTGGAATTACCGCGACCAGATGCTGACAGAAATGGGAAAAAGCGACACCGTTCCGTTCATCGCGACGTTTGAACCGGTAAAGTCCGAGATGCGACAGGGGGCTTCCCTGGTGACGTTCGTCCCCATGATTCTGCTGCTGATGACGATGACCGGCGCCGTCTATCCCGCAATCGACTTGACCGCCGGCGAACGCGAACGTGGAACACTGGAAACCCTAATGGCCGCGCCGTTACCCCGCATGTGGATTCTGTGTTCCAAGTTTTTCGCCGTCCTGGCAGTGGCGACTCTGACGGCAATTGTCAATATGGTGGCGATGCTGGCGACCGCGTACGCAAATGGTCTGGAGGGGATGCTGTTTGGCGAAGGGCTGACGCCGGTCGTCTTAATGCAGATTCTGTTACTCCTGTTGATCTTCGCCGGCTTCTTCTCTGCGGTCCTGCTCTGTATCACCAGCTTTGCCCGCAGCTTCAAAGAAGCACAGGCCTACCTGATTCCGCTGATGCTGATCTCGATGGCCCCCGGGGTCATCGGCCTGGTGCCCGACCTCAAAATGACGCTGCTCTGGGCGGTGATTCCCCTGGCGAATATCGTACTGCTCAGTCGCGATTTTTTACTGCACCAGGCGCAGCCCACACTGTTTTTTGTTTCGGTCTTTTCCACGGTCTTCTACGGGGTGGTTGCTCTCAGTCTGGCCGCCCGGATTTTCGGCACCGATACGATTTTGTATCAAAGCGAAGCTTCCTGGAGCGATTTTTTCAAGCGTTCCACCAAAACCCATGCTGCCCCCGCACTGAATAATGCGGTGCTCTGTCTGGCGGTATTGTTTCCGGTGTTCATCCTGTCCGCTGCATTTATCAGTCGGCTGCAGGAACTGTCCATGGCGATGCGACTGCTGGCATCAGGCACGCTCACCTTCTGTCTGTTCCTGCTGATCCCACTCTTGTTTGCCTGGCTGGGTGGTGTGAATCTGAAGTCCGGCTTTCGATGGAATCGTCCCCGACCGCTGGCCTGCGTGGGAGCGGTCCTGCTGGGATTCACGCTCTGGCCGATGGCTTACGAGATCGAGATCTTTGCCCTGACAGACTATCGCATTGAAGTCCTCACGAAACTATTCGATTCAATGAAGCTGGAACTGGAGCTGGTACCACTCTGGATCAAGCTGATCAGCCTCGCGGTACTCCCCGCGATCTGCGAAGAGCTCTTCTTCCGCGGTTACCTGTTGAGCGGTCTGTTGAACCGATTTTCGAGTACCAAATCGATTTTCATTTCGGCATTTCTGTTCGCACTGTTCCACGTCATCGTGCGTGATTCCCTGTTTATCGAGCGGTTTTTCCCCAGCTTCTTCATGGGGATCTCACTGGGATATGTCAACGTTCTTTCGCGAAGTGTGATTCCCGGGATCCTACTGCACATGTTGCACAACGGTCTATTGATCACCTTCGCCAGCTATCAGCACTACTTCTCACAATGGGACATGAACCTGCAGGATCAGAAACATCTACCCCTCTTCTGGCTGATCGTTTCCCTCTGTTCTATCGTGGTCGGATTCGCGCTGATTTATTTCAGTAGTCGCAGCCAGAAGACAGACGAGTCACTGGTCAGCGTCACTCCTCCGAGGGCCGGTTAA
- a CDS encoding acylphosphatase produces MCADPHQSGSSTDLISLRAIYAGRVQGVGFRYRTTQLAERYPVTGFVKNLSDGTVELVAQAHDQSVLDRFFDDMMLTFATNVTDVSIQGAPADPGRQSFTIEY; encoded by the coding sequence ATGTGTGCTGATCCTCATCAATCCGGTTCATCGACGGATCTGATCAGTCTACGCGCGATCTATGCGGGGCGGGTGCAGGGCGTCGGGTTTCGATATCGCACAACTCAACTGGCGGAGCGTTACCCTGTTACCGGATTCGTCAAAAATCTGTCTGATGGAACCGTGGAACTGGTCGCGCAGGCCCATGATCAGTCAGTACTCGATCGGTTTTTCGATGATATGATGCTGACATTCGCAACGAATGTGACGGATGTATCGATTCAAGGGGCCCCGGCCGATCCCGGTCGTCAAAGTTTCACCATCGAATATTGA
- the dinB gene encoding DNA polymerase IV — protein MRTILHVDMDAFYASIEERDHPELKGQPIIVGGRAESRGVVSAANYAARKFGVHSAMPMKTARSLCPHAHYFPVRMKDYAGVSHTLQQIFQRFTPLVEPLSLDEAFLDVTGSELLFGTGAEIARTIKREVQETLHLIASVGVAPNKFLAKIASDADKPDGLVIVAPDRIHDFLDPLPISRIWGIGKVATRRFNQLGIQTVAQLRALEPKLLTELFGEQGAHLWKLSQGLDERPVVPERQAKSISRETTFSRDVTDLEILKSVLIELVEDVARRLRKNQLRGKTIQLKIRYDDFSTFTRASTIAQPTDITRDIQSAALQMLEHRLPARRLSIRLIGVGVSGFDQSAVQQRSLFDEEDQQKHSRLDQIKDQIADRFGMDSLKRGNRITNDMQDESAEAD, from the coding sequence ATGCGCACCATCCTGCACGTGGATATGGACGCCTTTTACGCGTCCATCGAAGAACGCGATCACCCGGAACTCAAAGGGCAGCCGATCATTGTCGGCGGTCGGGCTGAGTCACGGGGTGTCGTTTCCGCTGCCAACTATGCCGCGCGCAAATTCGGCGTTCACAGTGCCATGCCGATGAAAACCGCCCGCTCACTCTGCCCCCACGCACACTATTTTCCGGTCCGGATGAAAGATTATGCAGGCGTCTCCCATACACTGCAGCAGATCTTCCAGCGTTTTACCCCCCTGGTCGAGCCGTTGTCTCTGGATGAAGCATTCCTCGATGTGACGGGAAGCGAACTGCTCTTCGGCACGGGTGCAGAAATAGCGCGCACCATCAAGCGCGAAGTTCAGGAAACATTACACCTGATCGCGTCCGTGGGAGTCGCGCCAAATAAATTCCTCGCGAAAATTGCCAGCGATGCGGACAAACCGGATGGTCTGGTGATTGTCGCGCCCGACCGTATTCATGATTTTCTCGACCCACTCCCCATTTCCCGCATCTGGGGCATTGGGAAGGTCGCCACCCGCCGCTTTAACCAACTGGGAATTCAAACCGTCGCTCAATTACGGGCCCTCGAACCGAAATTACTCACGGAACTGTTCGGCGAACAGGGTGCGCATCTCTGGAAGCTGTCCCAGGGGCTTGATGAGCGTCCCGTAGTGCCGGAACGCCAGGCCAAATCCATTTCGCGCGAAACCACTTTTTCCCGCGATGTGACCGATCTGGAAATCCTCAAGTCCGTCCTGATTGAACTGGTAGAAGACGTGGCTCGTCGGCTCCGTAAAAACCAGTTGCGAGGAAAAACGATTCAGCTCAAAATCAGGTACGATGACTTCTCGACCTTTACGCGGGCATCGACTATCGCGCAACCGACGGACATCACCCGCGATATCCAGTCCGCCGCTCTGCAGATGCTGGAACACCGACTGCCGGCCCGCCGTCTGTCAATCCGACTGATCGGGGTCGGCGTTTCCGGTTTCGATCAGAGCGCCGTTCAGCAGCGCAGTCTGTTTGACGAAGAGGATCAACAGAAACACTCCAGGCTGGACCAGATCAAAGATCAGATCGCCGACCGTTTCGGAATGGATTCGCTGAAACGCGGCAATCGCATTACAAATGATATGCAAGATGAATCAGCGGAAGCAGACTGA
- a CDS encoding Gfo/Idh/MocA family oxidoreductase — translation MSNSKQNRRDFLKTSAAAVAGTSVPFWFSVDPASAYKFKAANDRPVVGCIGTGSRWNAVGPNAMKYGDVIAVCDVDAAHAGKAHDKVKEIQGKKGNNKEVAVFEDYQKVLENPEIDIVTIVTTDHWHTKIAIEAMKAGKDVYCEKPLTLTIDEGKQIIKVLKETGRVFQVGTQQRSEMGQRFLNALAIIKEGRLGDITEVECVIGGISPSGSIPVAEVPKTLNWDKWLGQAPMTDYRWKSADGRPKTRCHYEFRWWYEYSGGKMTDWGAHHVDIAQWGIGMDHSGPTQVVPISAVHPVPLKDGMPTKDDEYNVASKFEVQATFPNDVKMTIKSDGRNGILFSGTKGRMFVSRGDLTGKPVEDLKDNPLSSDTIKELYKGRQPGDHMRNFYECVDAREQPISDVMTHHRAITTCHLANIAIRLNRSLKWDPQTEQIIGDDEANQWQSREQRKGYEINA, via the coding sequence GTGAGTAATTCCAAGCAGAATCGTCGCGACTTTTTGAAAACCTCAGCAGCCGCAGTCGCGGGAACTAGCGTTCCCTTCTGGTTCAGTGTTGACCCTGCCAGCGCCTACAAGTTCAAAGCGGCCAATGATCGCCCCGTTGTGGGTTGTATCGGTACCGGGAGCCGCTGGAATGCCGTTGGTCCGAATGCGATGAAGTACGGGGACGTGATTGCCGTCTGCGATGTCGATGCAGCACACGCTGGTAAAGCACACGACAAGGTCAAAGAAATTCAGGGGAAAAAAGGCAACAACAAAGAAGTCGCGGTCTTCGAAGATTACCAGAAAGTTCTGGAAAATCCCGAGATCGATATCGTGACGATCGTAACGACCGACCACTGGCACACCAAAATTGCCATTGAAGCAATGAAAGCCGGCAAGGACGTTTATTGTGAAAAGCCGCTGACATTGACGATTGATGAAGGCAAGCAGATCATCAAAGTGCTCAAGGAAACGGGCCGGGTCTTTCAGGTTGGGACCCAGCAGCGGAGTGAAATGGGGCAGCGGTTCCTGAATGCACTGGCAATTATCAAGGAAGGTCGCCTGGGGGACATCACCGAAGTGGAATGTGTGATTGGCGGCATATCACCCAGTGGTTCCATTCCCGTGGCCGAAGTTCCCAAAACTCTGAACTGGGACAAATGGCTGGGCCAGGCACCGATGACGGATTACCGCTGGAAATCAGCCGACGGACGTCCGAAAACCCGTTGTCATTACGAATTCCGCTGGTGGTATGAATATTCCGGTGGCAAAATGACCGACTGGGGTGCGCATCATGTGGATATCGCCCAGTGGGGGATTGGCATGGATCATTCCGGTCCGACCCAGGTCGTGCCGATTTCCGCAGTGCATCCGGTTCCTCTCAAAGACGGTATGCCGACCAAGGATGATGAATACAATGTGGCTTCCAAGTTCGAAGTGCAGGCGACCTTCCCGAACGACGTGAAGATGACGATCAAAAGCGATGGCCGCAACGGAATTCTGTTTAGCGGAACCAAGGGGCGGATGTTTGTCAGCCGCGGCGATCTGACCGGAAAGCCGGTGGAAGACCTGAAAGACAATCCACTTTCCAGCGATACCATCAAGGAACTCTACAAAGGACGCCAGCCCGGCGATCACATGCGGAACTTCTATGAATGTGTCGATGCCCGTGAGCAGCCAATCTCAGATGTGATGACGCACCATCGCGCGATCACCACCTGTCACCTGGCCAACATTGCGATTCGCCTGAATCGATCGCTGAAATGGGATCCCCAGACGGAACAGATCATCGGCGATGATGAAGCCAACCAGTGGCAGAGCCGTGAGCAGCGGAAAGGCTACGAAATCAACGCATAA
- a CDS encoding carbon storage regulator, whose protein sequence is MLVLSRKPGERIRIGDDVTLTIVRIGPNSVRLGIDAPRSMSIVREELCIDFSDLPESGQLTEEPSSH, encoded by the coding sequence ATGCTTGTATTATCACGTAAGCCCGGCGAGCGGATTCGGATTGGCGATGACGTAACCCTGACGATTGTTCGAATTGGTCCCAATTCTGTGCGATTAGGAATTGATGCTCCGCGCAGCATGAGCATTGTTCGCGAAGAATTGTGTATCGACTTTTCAGACTTGCCGGAATCAGGCCAGCTGACTGAAGAGCCTTCTTCGCATTAA
- a CDS encoding sulfatase family protein, translated as MLRPLVCCLLLCLSPGLLSAAEQQRPNIVVILADDFGVGDIQAHYPDNKIPTPYLDRLVKQGMSFTDAHSGSAVCTPTRYGLLTGRYAWRTRLQEWVIAAYEPPLIAADRLTFPGFLKSQGYTTACIGKWHLGWNWPGPQPSQMTEKRNGQWQLNWDFTKPISGGPVDRGFDYFFGVDLPNLPPFTFIENNRVFPQPTAKFQPDPAEGIVLPKAFTGAPAAPDWKMQEILPELTRRAVKYIEQQATEKKPFFLYFSMTSPHEPVVPSPPFRGKSGIAPVADFVMETDWSAGQVIQAIDQAGLGENTVVIFTADNGHSHYTGWNDLIKAGHRPSGPYRGHKGDVWEGGHRVPLVVRWPGKVQAGGSSDQLICLTDLLATSADLLGTKLPAAGAEDSLSFFPALQGKASDGSRTSVVNHSNFGEFAYRDGPWKLVYKLSGRNLEKSRGKPTIAELYHLQSDIAEEQDLSQKHPERVRQMTADLQALIDRGSSRPDQQSKNDGQVEFKTTQKLRWAPVKD; from the coding sequence ATGTTGCGCCCGCTTGTCTGTTGTCTCTTGTTGTGTCTGAGCCCCGGATTGCTTTCGGCGGCTGAACAGCAGCGACCGAATATCGTGGTCATCCTGGCCGATGATTTTGGTGTGGGTGATATCCAGGCACACTATCCGGACAACAAAATTCCAACTCCGTATCTCGACCGCCTGGTAAAGCAGGGGATGAGCTTTACTGACGCCCACAGTGGTTCGGCGGTCTGTACTCCCACACGCTATGGACTTCTCACGGGCCGCTATGCCTGGCGAACGCGACTGCAGGAATGGGTGATCGCCGCTTACGAACCTCCGCTGATCGCTGCTGACCGACTCACTTTTCCCGGGTTTCTTAAGTCACAGGGTTACACAACCGCCTGTATCGGAAAGTGGCACTTGGGATGGAACTGGCCGGGACCGCAGCCCAGCCAAATGACGGAGAAACGCAACGGTCAGTGGCAACTGAACTGGGACTTTACCAAACCGATTTCGGGGGGACCGGTTGACCGGGGCTTCGATTATTTCTTCGGCGTCGATCTGCCGAATCTGCCTCCGTTTACCTTTATTGAAAACAACCGGGTCTTTCCACAGCCCACAGCCAAATTTCAACCCGATCCCGCAGAGGGAATTGTGTTGCCCAAAGCGTTCACCGGCGCTCCGGCGGCACCCGACTGGAAGATGCAGGAAATTCTCCCCGAATTAACCCGGCGGGCAGTCAAGTACATCGAACAACAAGCGACAGAAAAGAAACCATTCTTTCTTTATTTTTCGATGACATCACCGCATGAGCCGGTGGTTCCCTCACCTCCCTTCCGTGGCAAAAGTGGCATCGCCCCCGTGGCTGATTTCGTGATGGAAACCGACTGGTCCGCAGGTCAGGTCATTCAGGCCATCGATCAGGCGGGACTGGGCGAGAACACCGTGGTGATCTTCACTGCAGACAATGGCCATTCGCATTACACGGGCTGGAATGATCTGATCAAAGCCGGTCATCGCCCCAGCGGTCCTTATCGCGGACATAAAGGCGATGTCTGGGAGGGGGGGCACCGTGTTCCACTGGTCGTCCGCTGGCCCGGAAAAGTACAGGCGGGCGGCAGCAGTGACCAGCTGATCTGCCTGACGGATCTCCTGGCAACCAGTGCTGATCTGCTGGGAACAAAATTACCCGCAGCCGGTGCAGAAGACAGCCTCAGCTTTTTCCCCGCATTGCAGGGAAAAGCGTCGGACGGCTCACGTACGTCAGTGGTTAATCATTCGAACTTTGGTGAATTTGCCTACCGGGATGGTCCCTGGAAACTGGTGTATAAACTGAGCGGACGCAATCTGGAAAAGTCGCGCGGCAAGCCGACGATCGCAGAGCTCTATCACCTGCAGTCTGACATCGCGGAAGAGCAGGATCTGTCACAGAAACATCCGGAACGGGTCAGACAGATGACAGCCGACCTGCAGGCATTGATCGACCGGGGCAGCAGTCGCCCGGACCAGCAAAGTAAAAATGACGGACAAGTCGAATTCAAGACAACTCAAAAGTTGCGCTGGGCACCAGTCAAAGATTGA